From the genome of Bordetella sp. H567, one region includes:
- a CDS encoding acyl-CoA dehydrogenase: MSSNPSFHWQDPLLLDSQLTDDERMVRDAAAAYAQDKLAPRVLEAFRHEKTDPAIFREMGELGLLGSTIPTEYGGAGMNYVCYGLIAREVERVDSGYRSMMSVQSSLVMVPINEFGSEEQKQKYLPKLASGEWIGCFGLTEPNHGSDPGSMETRAVKTGAGYKLSGSKMWITNSPIADVFVVWAKCVGGEYDGKIRGFILEKGMTGLSAPAIHGKVGLRASITGEVVMDEVEVPASQMLPNVSGLKGPFTCLNSARYGIAWGALGAAEFCWHTARQYTMDRKQFGRPLAANQLIQKKLADMQTEITLGLQGCLRLGRMKDEGTAAVEITSLMKRNSCGKALDVARMARDMMGGNGISDEFGVARHLVNLEVVNTYEGTHDVHALILGRAQTGIQAFC, translated from the coding sequence ATGTCATCCAATCCCTCTTTCCACTGGCAGGATCCGCTGCTGCTCGATAGTCAACTCACCGACGACGAACGCATGGTCCGCGACGCCGCGGCCGCCTACGCGCAGGACAAGCTGGCCCCGCGCGTGCTGGAAGCCTTCCGGCATGAAAAAACCGACCCCGCCATCTTCCGCGAAATGGGCGAGCTGGGCCTGCTGGGCTCCACCATCCCCACCGAATACGGCGGCGCCGGCATGAACTATGTCTGCTACGGCCTGATCGCGCGCGAAGTGGAACGCGTCGATTCCGGCTACCGTTCCATGATGAGCGTGCAATCGTCGCTGGTCATGGTGCCGATCAACGAATTCGGCAGCGAGGAACAAAAGCAGAAATACCTGCCGAAACTCGCCAGCGGCGAGTGGATAGGCTGCTTCGGCTTGACGGAACCCAACCACGGTTCGGATCCGGGCAGCATGGAGACGCGCGCGGTGAAGACCGGTGCCGGCTACAAGTTGTCGGGCAGCAAGATGTGGATCACCAATTCGCCGATCGCCGATGTGTTCGTCGTCTGGGCCAAGTGCGTGGGCGGAGAATACGACGGCAAGATACGCGGCTTCATCCTGGAAAAAGGCATGACGGGCCTGTCGGCCCCGGCCATCCATGGCAAGGTGGGATTGCGCGCGTCCATCACCGGCGAAGTGGTCATGGACGAAGTCGAAGTCCCCGCCTCACAGATGCTGCCCAACGTCAGCGGACTCAAGGGGCCGTTCACCTGCCTGAATTCCGCGCGCTACGGCATCGCCTGGGGCGCCTTGGGCGCGGCGGAATTCTGCTGGCATACCGCGCGCCAATACACGATGGACCGCAAGCAGTTCGGCCGTCCGCTGGCGGCCAATCAGCTTATCCAGAAAAAGCTGGCCGACATGCAGACGGAAATCACGCTGGGCCTGCAAGGCTGCCTGCGGCTGGGCCGGATGAAGGACGAAGGCACCGCGGCCGTGGAGATCACCTCGCTGATGAAGCGCAATTCCTGCGGCAAGGCGCTGGACGTGGCGCGCATGGCGCGCGACATGATGGGCGGCAACGGCATCTCCGATGAGTTCGGCGTGGCGCGGCACCTGGTCAACCTGGAAGTGGTCAACACCTACGAAGGCACGCACGACGTGCATGCCTTGATACTGGGCCGGGCGCAGACCGGCATCCAGGCTTTCTGCTAA
- a CDS encoding alpha/beta fold hydrolase translates to MPLDDRQEPAWISLRAAGREMRLEYQWITPGSGDAPLLVFLHEGLGSLSTWRDWPAHACEAAGCRGLLYSRPGYGRSTPRPTQEKWPVEYLHDQARDVLPALLQALGVDAHRDRPVFYGHSDGGSIALLYASHHPDAVAGVIAAAPHVFVEDITVRNIEAARRAYLEADLRDKLARYHDDPDSAFWGWNDIWLDPAFRAWNIESALSDIRCPVLALQGTDDNYGSLAQIESIARRAPRATMRVLPDCGHSPHRDQPQTVIEAIKAFVPKT, encoded by the coding sequence ATGCCCCTGGATGACCGACAGGAACCGGCCTGGATTTCGCTGCGGGCCGCGGGCCGCGAAATGCGCCTGGAATACCAATGGATCACGCCGGGAAGCGGCGATGCGCCGCTCCTGGTCTTCCTTCACGAAGGGCTGGGATCGCTGTCGACGTGGCGGGACTGGCCCGCCCACGCCTGCGAGGCCGCCGGCTGCCGCGGCCTGCTCTATTCGCGGCCCGGATATGGCCGCTCCACGCCGCGGCCCACGCAAGAAAAATGGCCGGTCGAATACCTGCACGACCAGGCCCGCGATGTCCTGCCGGCGCTGCTGCAAGCGCTGGGCGTGGACGCGCACCGCGACCGGCCCGTTTTCTACGGGCACAGCGACGGCGGCTCGATCGCCCTGCTCTACGCGTCCCACCATCCCGACGCGGTCGCGGGCGTCATCGCCGCCGCGCCGCATGTCTTCGTCGAAGACATCACGGTGCGCAATATCGAAGCCGCGCGGCGGGCCTATCTGGAAGCGGACCTGCGCGACAAGCTGGCGCGCTACCACGATGACCCGGACTCGGCGTTCTGGGGATGGAACGACATCTGGCTGGACCCGGCCTTCCGCGCCTGGAATATCGAATCGGCCCTGTCCGACATACGCTGCCCCGTGCTGGCATTGCAAGGGACGGACGACAACTACGGCAGCCTGGCGCAGATCGAAAGTATCGCCCGGCGCGCTCCGCGCGCGACCATGCGGGTATTGCCCGATTGTGGACATTCGCCGCACCGCGACCAGCCGCAAACCGTCATCGAGGCGATCAAGGCGTTCGTGCCGAAGACTTAG
- a CDS encoding thiamine pyrophosphate-binding protein has protein sequence MQTPQPARLGGHILVDQLAAHGVKHVFCVPGESYLAVLDGLHDARIQVTVCRQEGGAAMMADAHGKLTGEPGICMVTRGPGASNALAGVHIAMQDSTPMILFVGQIERGMREREAFQEMDYRAVFGTQAKWVTEIDQVERIPELVSRAFHVATSGRPGPVVIALPEDMLVETAEVPDAPHYEVIDSAPAPAQLAELETLLASARAPIAILGGARWDADAVGRFADFAARLQLPVAVSFRRQMLFPADHPCFAGDVGIGLNPALLKRVQDADLVLLVGGRMSEMPSQSYTLFDIPVPRQKLVHVHPDSGELNRVYRATLAINASPIAFTRALAGLDQAGHMPGWPKDAQAAHASYLSWSDPASIQTEGALQMGAVMQTLRETLPDDAIMTNGAGNYATWLHRFHRFQRYGTQLAPTSGSMGYGLPAAVGAKRIHPDRTVVCLAGDGCFLMHGQEFATAVQYDLPILVLVIDNGMYGTIRMHQERHYPGRISATALRNPDFAAYARAFGGHGERVESTQEFAPALQRALASGKPAILHCLIDPEVITPTTTLRKIRDTALKAKH, from the coding sequence ATGCAGACTCCGCAGCCTGCCCGCCTGGGCGGACACATACTTGTCGACCAACTGGCCGCGCATGGCGTGAAGCATGTCTTCTGCGTGCCCGGCGAAAGCTATCTGGCCGTCCTGGACGGTCTGCACGATGCCCGCATCCAGGTGACGGTCTGCCGCCAGGAAGGCGGCGCGGCCATGATGGCCGATGCCCATGGCAAGCTGACCGGCGAGCCCGGCATCTGCATGGTGACGCGCGGCCCGGGGGCATCGAACGCACTGGCCGGCGTCCACATCGCGATGCAGGATTCCACCCCCATGATCCTGTTCGTCGGCCAGATCGAGCGCGGCATGCGCGAGCGGGAAGCCTTCCAGGAAATGGATTACCGCGCGGTCTTCGGGACCCAGGCCAAATGGGTCACCGAGATCGACCAGGTGGAACGCATCCCCGAACTGGTATCGCGCGCCTTCCATGTGGCGACCTCGGGCCGGCCCGGTCCGGTGGTGATCGCCCTGCCCGAGGACATGCTGGTCGAAACCGCCGAAGTCCCGGACGCGCCGCATTATGAAGTCATCGACAGCGCGCCGGCGCCGGCGCAGCTGGCCGAACTGGAAACGCTGCTGGCGTCCGCTCGCGCCCCCATCGCCATCCTGGGCGGCGCGCGCTGGGACGCCGATGCGGTGGGGCGCTTCGCCGATTTCGCCGCGCGCCTCCAGTTGCCCGTGGCCGTTTCCTTCCGGCGGCAGATGCTGTTCCCCGCCGATCATCCCTGCTTCGCGGGCGACGTCGGCATCGGCCTGAATCCCGCCTTGCTCAAGCGGGTACAGGACGCGGATCTGGTCCTGCTGGTCGGCGGTCGCATGTCTGAAATGCCCAGCCAGTCCTATACGCTGTTCGACATCCCGGTGCCCAGGCAGAAACTGGTGCACGTGCATCCGGACAGCGGCGAATTGAACCGCGTCTACCGCGCCACGCTGGCGATCAATGCGTCGCCCATCGCCTTCACCCGGGCGCTGGCCGGCCTGGACCAGGCCGGCCACATGCCGGGCTGGCCCAAGGACGCCCAGGCGGCGCATGCCTCGTATCTGTCGTGGAGCGACCCCGCATCCATCCAGACCGAGGGCGCGCTGCAAATGGGCGCCGTCATGCAGACCCTGCGCGAAACCCTGCCCGACGACGCCATCATGACCAACGGCGCGGGCAACTACGCTACCTGGCTGCATCGCTTCCATCGCTTCCAGCGCTATGGCACGCAGCTGGCGCCCACGTCCGGCTCCATGGGCTACGGCCTGCCGGCCGCCGTGGGCGCGAAACGTATCCATCCCGATCGCACCGTGGTGTGCCTGGCCGGCGACGGCTGCTTCCTGATGCATGGCCAGGAATTCGCGACGGCGGTGCAATACGACCTGCCCATCCTGGTGCTGGTCATCGACAACGGCATGTACGGCACCATCCGCATGCACCAGGAACGGCATTATCCCGGCCGCATTTCCGCGACGGCATTGCGCAATCCGGATTTCGCGGCGTATGCGCGCGCCTTCGGCGGCCACGGCGAGCGCGTCGAATCCACGCAGGAATTCGCGCCCGCATTGCAGCGCGCGCTGGCCAGTGGCAAGCCGGCCATTCTGCATTGCCTGATCGACCCCGAGGTGATCACGCCGACCACCACGCTGCGGAAGATCCGCGACACGGCGCTGAAGGCCAAGCATTGA
- a CDS encoding MaoC family dehydratase: MKFADFKQGMVIHAGPVTVTEAEILEFARKYDPQWFHTDVQRAQQGRWGGLIASGWHTCAMAMRMAVDAVLRDSESFGSPGLGEVRWRVPVRPGDKLRLEARVHGVRVSSSRKDLGIVTWGWIVHNQHDEAVLELDATSLFELGESPSA, translated from the coding sequence ATGAAGTTCGCCGATTTCAAGCAGGGCATGGTGATCCATGCCGGTCCGGTCACCGTCACGGAGGCCGAGATCCTGGAATTCGCCCGCAAATACGATCCGCAGTGGTTCCACACCGACGTCCAGCGCGCCCAGCAGGGCCGGTGGGGCGGGCTGATCGCCAGCGGCTGGCACACGTGCGCCATGGCGATGCGCATGGCGGTGGACGCGGTCTTGCGCGATTCCGAATCCTTCGGTTCGCCGGGCCTGGGCGAAGTGCGCTGGCGCGTGCCGGTACGCCCCGGCGACAAGCTGCGGCTGGAGGCGCGCGTGCATGGCGTGCGGGTGTCTTCGTCGCGCAAGGATCTGGGCATCGTCACCTGGGGCTGGATCGTCCACAACCAGCACGACGAAGCGGTGCTGGAGCTGGACGCGACCAGCCTGTTCGAACTGGGCGAGAGCCCGTCCGCTTGA
- a CDS encoding L-threonylcarbamoyladenylate synthase — protein sequence MAPAFEDEATDAQIAHAARVLAQGQLVAFPTETVYGLGADAENPLAVGRIYAAKGRPSNHPVIVHVAPEADLSYWAADIPAQARALIDAFWPGPLTLILKRAPHIDPAVSGGQDSVGVRCPSHPVAQRLLRAFAALKLNGQGGVAGPSANRFGHVSPTRAEHVRAEFPDEVAQGMPVLQGGAAAVGIESTIVDLSRVDRGLGPVLLRPGHISAADIARVLGVSPALPDAAAPRASGTLRAHYAPRTPLALATREQLEAAAVGIGLPEDGRTVAVAYTPRPLELDPRLVWQPVAADPALYAQALYALLRELDGMGYRRILVEAPPRTPEWAAVNDRIGRAAAAFEF from the coding sequence ATGGCGCCAGCGTTCGAAGACGAAGCCACCGATGCCCAGATCGCGCATGCCGCCCGCGTGCTGGCCCAGGGCCAACTGGTGGCCTTTCCCACCGAAACGGTCTACGGGCTGGGCGCCGATGCCGAAAACCCGCTGGCGGTGGGGCGCATCTATGCCGCCAAGGGACGGCCGTCGAATCACCCTGTCATCGTGCACGTCGCGCCCGAGGCGGACCTGTCGTACTGGGCCGCCGATATTCCCGCGCAGGCGCGCGCACTGATCGACGCCTTCTGGCCCGGTCCGCTGACCCTGATTCTGAAGCGGGCGCCGCACATCGATCCCGCCGTCAGCGGCGGCCAGGACAGCGTGGGCGTGCGCTGCCCGTCGCATCCTGTGGCGCAGCGGCTGCTGCGCGCGTTCGCGGCACTGAAGCTCAACGGCCAGGGCGGCGTGGCCGGCCCGTCGGCCAACCGCTTCGGCCATGTATCGCCGACGCGCGCCGAACACGTGCGCGCCGAATTCCCCGATGAAGTCGCGCAGGGCATGCCGGTGCTGCAGGGCGGGGCTGCCGCCGTGGGCATCGAATCCACCATCGTGGACCTGTCGCGGGTGGATCGTGGCCTGGGGCCGGTCCTGCTGCGCCCGGGCCATATATCCGCCGCGGATATCGCGCGGGTGCTGGGCGTGTCGCCCGCGCTGCCGGATGCGGCCGCGCCGCGCGCGTCCGGCACGCTGCGCGCCCATTACGCGCCGCGCACGCCGCTGGCCCTGGCCACGCGCGAACAACTGGAAGCGGCGGCCGTGGGTATCGGCCTGCCGGAAGACGGCCGCACGGTCGCGGTGGCCTATACGCCGCGGCCGCTGGAACTCGATCCGCGGCTGGTCTGGCAGCCGGTGGCCGCCGATCCGGCCCTGTATGCGCAGGCGTTGTACGCGCTGCTGCGCGAACTGGACGGCATGGGGTATCGCCGCATCCTGGTCGAAGCGCCGCCGCGCACGCCGGAATGGGCGGCGGTGAACGACCGCATCGGTCGCGCCGCGGCCGCTTTTGAATTCTGA
- a CDS encoding amino acid ABC transporter substrate-binding protein: MKKFLTLTAGALALAGAAHVAIAGPTLDAVKKKGYVQCGLSDGVTGFSATDSKGEWAGMDVDICRAIAAAALGDAGKFKGTALSTQQRFTALQSGEVDVLLRTVTLTQTRDTSLGLAAVAASFYDGQGILVRKSLNVKSAKELDGSTVCVQPGTTTELNLSDWFRANNIKFTPVVIDKVTEVVRAFESGRCDAFTDDASQLAAVRASQVANPNDYDILPERLSKEPLGPMVRQGDENWLGIVRWTLFALMEAEEYGITQKNVDQMLKSTNPNVLRILGVTPGAGKNMGLDEKWAYNAIKAVGNYGEIFERNVGSGSKLGLKRGVNALWNQGGAMYPWPIR, from the coding sequence ATGAAGAAGTTTCTTACCCTGACGGCCGGCGCCCTGGCGCTGGCGGGCGCCGCGCACGTCGCGATCGCCGGTCCCACCCTGGATGCGGTCAAGAAGAAAGGCTACGTGCAGTGCGGCTTGAGCGATGGCGTAACGGGCTTCAGCGCGACCGACAGCAAAGGCGAATGGGCCGGCATGGACGTGGACATCTGCCGCGCCATCGCCGCGGCGGCGCTGGGCGATGCCGGCAAGTTCAAGGGCACGGCCTTGTCCACCCAGCAGCGCTTCACGGCGCTGCAGTCCGGCGAAGTGGATGTCCTTTTGCGCACCGTGACGCTGACGCAGACGCGCGACACCTCGCTGGGGCTGGCGGCCGTGGCGGCCAGCTTCTACGACGGACAAGGCATCCTGGTGCGCAAGTCGCTGAACGTGAAGAGCGCCAAGGAGCTGGATGGATCGACGGTCTGCGTGCAGCCGGGTACCACCACCGAGCTCAATCTGTCCGACTGGTTCCGCGCCAACAACATCAAGTTCACCCCGGTGGTCATCGACAAGGTGACCGAAGTGGTGCGCGCCTTCGAGTCCGGCCGTTGCGATGCCTTTACCGACGATGCATCCCAGCTGGCCGCGGTGCGGGCCTCGCAGGTGGCCAATCCCAACGACTATGACATCCTGCCGGAACGCCTGTCCAAGGAGCCGCTGGGGCCGATGGTGCGGCAAGGCGATGAAAACTGGTTGGGCATCGTGCGGTGGACCTTGTTCGCGCTGATGGAGGCGGAGGAATACGGCATCACGCAGAAGAACGTGGACCAAATGCTCAAAAGCACCAATCCCAACGTACTGCGCATCCTGGGCGTGACGCCGGGCGCGGGCAAGAACATGGGGCTGGACGAGAAGTGGGCCTATAACGCCATCAAGGCGGTTGGCAACTACGGGGAAATCTTCGAGCGCAACGTCGGTAGCGGCAGCAAGCTGGGGCTCAAACGGGGTGTCAACGCGTTGTGGAACCAGGGTGGGGCGATGTATCCCTGGCCGATACGCTGA
- a CDS encoding autotransporter outer membrane beta-barrel domain-containing protein → MSTSAFAQQQSATGGATVRITNPNCTIATCFVASGANSLLYSDASTPIDIAPLSRLNSTTGLSASSGGTVRLGDGGSITGTTAMLADGGTIESSGPLTLKQNQPAASLFVNATNGGSITLAGPTTIQGPYLSNVLVAQGAGSTITVSGAFNAALANTTYFAIAQNGGHVALTNGGTIQLDGTTQRLSILTADGQQAASTVDATGLDAATVSDRMSAFGAHTVDAGTINIKNSTFNIGGVADGTSAGILVEDGLNQDRGGIVNLDNSHFTMTSANNPVVQVQGTKGSQINLTNGSSLTAFGGSTGALMKVSPGRGTTPGVGADVTLHATDSTLVGQVTVDAPGAVGVNHLALIADGTTTWTGDLDVATGSAASSTIGGSAQWTGTTAGTSGIDVAVQDAGTWNVTGQPSGLDNLSFNGGTVRAGVNNLALASPITVNAGGGTVDTQRYAMAMSGALSGTGTLTKAGSGTLTQTGNSGGFGGGTAVNAGTLMVNGTLGGTVNVASGAALGGTGTVGGDTSVAAGGTLLGRQGQVLNFGGNLTLVSGSNVNVSLGIPESTGLFNVRGNLTLDGRVNVTDLGGFSPGIYRLFDYTGSLTNNGIDVGTVPTGIDAAAITVQTAPGQVNLVNTTGVDLDFWDGGNSANHNNNVVDGGSGTWNASNTNWTESDGALNGRWTNGHFAVFMGQPGTVTVEGNGAVSIAGMQFAVDGYRVEGGAINLERPETIIRTGAGGPGSANVTATIASELTGTGGLVKSDFGTLTLTGNNTYQGGTVIREGTLQIGDGGTSGSIAGGVLNSGSLVFNRSDALTMDGLIQGSGTLTQAGTGTTVLTAANTYTGDTLVKGGTLAVNGSIASPTTIAPAGTLAGNGTIFGNVDNFGTIAPGNGSMGTLTIAGNYTGHGGVYQVTSALGDSASPSDRLVISGGTAGGNTNVKVVNAGGAGARTTGFGIPVVTVANGGTTANSAFALAAPVAAGPYEYQLYRGSDFGATGPDSNNWYLSSSTPPSDNSQPLYRPEAPVFSAAPGVARELSMSLLGTYHERVGDSGLAGDGADGDGAAATGSSKGAWGRWIGEERKRGYGGELNARTQSNITGLQVGTDLYKRGGTAPGQPEDRFGGFFTYGQTNSTVHGFALGQQNYDSGNIGIDSYSLGATWTRLGASGWYLDGVVMGTRYNGTLESHRGSSAPIDGYGLTTSLEAGYPIALAPNLTLEPQAQLIWQYSDLDSTKDDYSSVNFSSGSAFAARAGARLSSSFQIGRTLVKPSLTTNIWQQFNPKDKTDFSGTTLSTGGQDTTALEVAGGLSAQISKRVGIWSSVSYLTGIAGPNQSAWRGNVGVRITW, encoded by the coding sequence GTGTCGACGTCGGCTTTCGCGCAACAGCAAAGCGCGACGGGCGGTGCCACGGTGCGAATCACCAACCCCAATTGCACCATCGCCACCTGCTTCGTTGCCTCGGGCGCCAACTCGCTGCTTTACTCGGATGCCTCGACGCCGATCGACATCGCCCCTCTTAGTCGACTGAATTCAACCACCGGACTCAGCGCGTCCAGCGGCGGGACAGTCAGGCTCGGCGATGGCGGAAGCATCACGGGCACAACAGCGATGCTGGCGGATGGCGGCACGATAGAATCAAGCGGGCCGCTTACGCTGAAGCAGAATCAGCCCGCGGCTTCGTTGTTCGTCAATGCCACGAACGGCGGCAGCATTACCCTCGCCGGTCCGACGACAATCCAGGGCCCCTATCTGTCCAACGTCCTGGTCGCGCAGGGGGCGGGCTCCACCATCACTGTCAGCGGCGCCTTCAACGCGGCGCTCGCGAACACGACATATTTCGCCATCGCGCAAAACGGCGGCCACGTCGCCCTGACGAACGGCGGCACCATACAGCTTGACGGGACTACCCAGCGGCTGTCTATCCTCACGGCGGATGGCCAGCAAGCAGCGTCGACAGTGGATGCCACCGGGCTCGACGCGGCGACCGTCAGCGACCGTATGTCGGCCTTTGGCGCGCACACCGTGGACGCCGGCACGATCAATATCAAAAACAGTACCTTCAATATCGGCGGCGTGGCGGATGGCACTTCCGCCGGCATCCTCGTGGAGGACGGCCTGAACCAGGACCGGGGAGGCATCGTCAATCTCGACAACTCCCACTTCACGATGACATCCGCGAACAACCCGGTGGTTCAGGTTCAAGGCACGAAGGGCTCGCAAATCAACCTGACGAACGGCTCCAGTCTTACCGCGTTCGGCGGCAGCACGGGAGCCTTGATGAAGGTCAGCCCTGGGCGGGGCACGACACCGGGTGTGGGCGCCGACGTTACCCTGCACGCGACGGATTCCACGCTGGTGGGACAGGTAACGGTGGACGCTCCGGGGGCCGTCGGCGTCAATCACCTGGCCTTGATCGCAGATGGAACGACGACATGGACGGGCGACCTGGATGTCGCCACGGGATCGGCGGCCAGCTCGACGATCGGCGGATCGGCCCAATGGACAGGTACGACCGCAGGCACGTCGGGCATCGACGTCGCCGTGCAGGACGCGGGCACCTGGAACGTCACCGGCCAGCCGTCAGGCCTGGACAACCTTTCCTTCAACGGCGGCACCGTGCGCGCAGGCGTCAACAACCTGGCGCTGGCAAGTCCCATTACCGTGAACGCCGGCGGGGGCACGGTGGACACCCAGCGCTACGCCATGGCCATGTCGGGCGCCCTGTCTGGAACCGGAACGCTTACCAAGGCCGGGTCCGGCACGCTGACGCAGACGGGCAATAGCGGCGGATTCGGTGGCGGTACGGCGGTAAACGCCGGCACCTTGATGGTCAATGGGACGCTGGGCGGTACGGTCAATGTTGCCTCGGGCGCCGCGCTCGGCGGCACCGGCACGGTGGGCGGCGACACGAGCGTTGCGGCCGGCGGCACGCTGCTCGGCCGGCAGGGGCAGGTATTGAACTTCGGCGGCAACCTGACGCTAGTCAGCGGTTCCAACGTCAATGTTTCGCTCGGCATACCGGAATCCACCGGCCTGTTCAATGTCCGCGGCAACCTGACGCTGGACGGGCGCGTCAACGTCACCGACCTGGGCGGTTTCAGTCCCGGCATCTACCGGCTGTTCGACTATACGGGCAGCCTGACGAACAACGGCATCGATGTCGGCACCGTGCCCACCGGCATCGATGCCGCGGCGATCACGGTGCAAACGGCGCCCGGCCAGGTCAATCTGGTCAATACCACGGGGGTCGACCTGGACTTCTGGGATGGCGGCAATAGCGCGAACCACAACAACAATGTCGTGGACGGCGGCAGCGGCACCTGGAACGCGTCCAACACCAACTGGACGGAATCCGATGGCGCGCTGAACGGTCGCTGGACGAACGGCCACTTCGCGGTATTCATGGGCCAGCCCGGCACGGTCACGGTCGAAGGCAACGGCGCGGTTTCGATCGCCGGCATGCAGTTCGCGGTAGACGGATACCGGGTGGAAGGCGGCGCGATCAACCTGGAACGGCCCGAAACGATTATTCGCACAGGCGCCGGCGGTCCAGGAAGCGCCAACGTCACCGCCACCATCGCGTCCGAGCTGACCGGTACCGGCGGGCTCGTGAAGAGCGACTTCGGCACGCTGACCCTGACCGGCAACAACACCTACCAGGGGGGGACGGTGATCCGCGAAGGCACACTGCAAATCGGCGACGGCGGTACCAGCGGCTCGATTGCCGGGGGCGTGCTCAATAGCGGTTCCCTGGTTTTCAATCGGTCCGACGCGCTGACGATGGACGGCCTGATCCAGGGTAGCGGCACGCTGACGCAGGCCGGTACGGGCACCACGGTGCTGACGGCCGCGAACACCTACACGGGCGACACGCTGGTCAAGGGCGGCACCCTCGCCGTGAATGGTTCCATCGCCTCGCCCACGACGATAGCGCCGGCCGGCACGCTGGCCGGCAACGGCACCATCTTCGGCAACGTCGACAATTTCGGCACGATCGCGCCGGGCAACGGATCCATGGGCACATTGACGATCGCCGGCAACTATACGGGACATGGCGGCGTCTACCAGGTCACGAGCGCGCTGGGCGACAGCGCGTCGCCCAGCGACCGCCTCGTCATCAGCGGCGGCACGGCTGGCGGCAATACGAATGTCAAGGTAGTCAATGCCGGCGGAGCCGGCGCGCGAACGACGGGGTTCGGCATCCCGGTGGTCACCGTCGCCAACGGCGGCACCACGGCCAACAGCGCGTTTGCGCTCGCCGCTCCAGTCGCCGCGGGACCTTACGAATACCAGCTCTATCGGGGTTCGGATTTCGGCGCGACGGGGCCGGACTCGAACAACTGGTATCTTTCTTCATCGACGCCGCCCTCGGACAATTCGCAGCCGCTCTACCGTCCCGAAGCACCGGTGTTCTCGGCCGCGCCCGGCGTCGCGCGCGAACTAAGCATGTCCTTGCTGGGCACCTATCACGAGCGCGTCGGCGACAGCGGGCTGGCGGGCGACGGCGCGGATGGAGACGGCGCCGCCGCGACGGGCAGTTCCAAGGGCGCCTGGGGACGCTGGATCGGGGAAGAGCGCAAGCGCGGCTACGGCGGCGAGCTTAACGCCAGGACGCAATCCAACATCACCGGCCTGCAGGTGGGCACCGACCTGTACAAGCGTGGCGGGACCGCGCCCGGCCAGCCCGAAGACCGGTTTGGCGGCTTCTTCACCTATGGCCAGACTAACAGCACGGTGCATGGCTTCGCGCTGGGCCAACAGAACTACGACTCCGGCAACATCGGCATAGACAGCTATTCGCTCGGGGCAACCTGGACCCGGCTGGGTGCTTCGGGGTGGTACCTGGACGGCGTCGTGATGGGCACGCGATACAACGGAACGCTGGAGTCGCACCGCGGCAGCAGCGCGCCCATCGACGGGTATGGGCTCACCACCTCGCTGGAGGCCGGCTACCCCATCGCACTGGCGCCCAACCTGACGCTCGAACCGCAAGCCCAGCTGATCTGGCAGTACAGCGACCTGGACAGCACGAAGGACGACTACTCCAGCGTCAACTTCAGTTCGGGAAGCGCCTTCGCGGCGCGCGCCGGTGCCAGGCTGAGCAGCTCCTTCCAGATCGGACGCACGCTGGTCAAGCCGTCGCTGACGACCAACATCTGGCAGCAATTCAACCCGAAGGACAAGACCGACTTTTCCGGCACGACCTTGTCGACGGGGGGCCAGGACACCACCGCATTGGAAGTCGCGGGCGGACTGTCGGCGCAGATATCCAAACGCGTGGGAATCTGGAGCTCGGTGTCATACCTGACCGGCATTGCGGGTCCCAATCAAAGTGCATGGAGGGGCAACGTCGGAGTACGCATTACCTGGTAA